Proteins encoded in a region of the Flammeovirga yaeyamensis genome:
- a CDS encoding glycosyltransferase family 4 protein yields MTYYTENIQETLQNTLGKTSKNIGIVTHCFPPDFGAAPHQFEFLAQSFSKKGNKVTVFTSHPYYPTGKITLKDFFTWKRTSKKKNITVIRHWLLPSQKNNMFLRLISMFSMLFSMLTSLREVKKQKLDILLIQTPPITLPIFGILAKKLYGVNVVLNVSDLWPQAMVDINGLSKSSVAYKVLHWLEKFYYKKADALVTQSKESQEYIKDLGFDLPHIYRIGTNTKQFRQKTDFNSSEKIKVVYMGVLGVAHGISKLIKEIAFDDLNIELHIFGDGVDYKNIQSIIKKKQLNNVFLNRAIDYHLVPQTLRQFDIALISQINYVKGTLPAKLYESMSVGLPIIYHGEGEGAEIVKYFNCGWTSNPSDYDALTKNFSLIHQLKTHELKEKGQNARTACIEHFDLHQQFDQLDHLLSSIVVQKA; encoded by the coding sequence ATGACGTATTATACAGAGAACATACAAGAAACATTACAGAATACCTTAGGGAAAACATCAAAAAACATCGGAATAGTAACACATTGCTTTCCGCCGGATTTTGGTGCTGCCCCTCATCAATTTGAATTCTTAGCTCAAAGTTTTTCCAAAAAAGGAAATAAAGTGACTGTATTTACCTCTCACCCTTATTACCCTACTGGAAAAATTACCCTCAAAGACTTTTTTACTTGGAAAAGAACTTCTAAAAAGAAGAACATTACAGTAATTAGGCATTGGTTATTGCCTTCTCAGAAGAACAATATGTTCCTTCGTCTTATCAGTATGTTTAGTATGCTATTTAGTATGCTCACTTCATTAAGAGAGGTGAAAAAGCAAAAATTAGATATTTTACTCATACAAACCCCCCCAATTACATTGCCTATTTTTGGTATCCTTGCCAAAAAACTTTACGGTGTAAATGTAGTGCTAAATGTAAGTGATTTATGGCCCCAAGCGATGGTTGACATTAATGGTTTATCGAAATCATCAGTTGCTTATAAAGTATTGCATTGGTTAGAAAAATTCTATTACAAAAAAGCAGATGCTTTAGTAACACAATCGAAAGAATCACAAGAATACATCAAAGATTTAGGGTTTGATTTACCTCATATCTACCGAATTGGCACAAATACTAAACAATTCCGTCAGAAAACTGATTTTAATTCATCCGAAAAAATCAAAGTAGTCTATATGGGTGTTTTAGGGGTAGCACATGGTATCTCAAAATTAATTAAGGAAATAGCGTTTGATGATTTAAATATTGAATTACATATTTTTGGAGATGGTGTGGATTATAAAAATATCCAATCTATCATCAAGAAGAAGCAATTAAATAATGTGTTTCTAAACAGAGCCATCGATTATCATTTAGTACCTCAAACACTAAGACAATTTGATATTGCTTTAATATCTCAGATCAATTATGTGAAAGGTACCCTGCCTGCAAAATTGTATGAAAGCATGAGTGTTGGCTTACCTATCATCTATCATGGAGAAGGTGAAGGTGCAGAAATCGTAAAGTACTTTAACTGTGGATGGACTTCTAATCCATCAGACTATGATGCTTTGACGAAAAACTTCTCTCTAATTCATCAATTAAAAACACATGAATTAAAAGAAAAAGGCCAAAATGCCCGAACTGCATGTATCGAACATTTTGACCTCCATCAACAATTTGATCAATTAGATCATTTATTATCTAGCATTGTAGTTCAAAAGGCTTAG
- a CDS encoding potassium channel family protein, protein MKKVNKRFVLIGMGAFGVEIAKALRDNNEDLLIVLHNQFDSMKESRDSLITLKRLREMGFEYLYETDTTNPMALRKHIKETDAVILSHGQNFETKLLTIEALKEIGVHEIYARATRDMHARVLNKMGITKVIFPEKQEGKRFALELLNKKALTIDEVAPGVFISEMKLPKSFIGESVRKLRFRDTMHVSVICLKENSSTCHLEGEEKIYIQDFRDITLTDRHTLVIAGGKERIKHVVSMVEG, encoded by the coding sequence ATGAAAAAAGTAAATAAAAGATTTGTATTAATTGGAATGGGTGCTTTCGGTGTCGAAATTGCAAAAGCACTCCGCGACAATAACGAAGATTTATTGATCGTTCTGCATAATCAATTTGATAGTATGAAAGAGTCAAGAGATTCTTTGATTACTTTAAAGAGGTTAAGAGAAATGGGTTTTGAATATTTGTATGAAACCGATACAACAAACCCAATGGCCTTGAGAAAACATATTAAAGAAACGGATGCTGTGATTTTATCACATGGACAGAATTTCGAAACAAAACTATTAACTATTGAGGCTTTAAAGGAAATAGGGGTTCATGAGATTTATGCACGTGCGACTCGTGATATGCATGCTAGAGTCCTCAATAAAATGGGAATTACTAAAGTGATTTTCCCTGAAAAGCAGGAAGGAAAAAGATTTGCTTTGGAATTGCTTAATAAAAAAGCTTTGACTATTGACGAGGTAGCTCCAGGGGTTTTTATTAGTGAGATGAAGTTGCCAAAATCGTTTATAGGGGAGAGTGTTAGAAAGTTAAGATTCCGTGATACCATGCACGTTTCTGTCATCTGTTTAAAAGAAAATTCTTCTACTTGTCATTTAGAAGGAGAAGAAAAGATTTATATCCAAGATTTTAGAGATATTACATTAACAGATAGACATACACTAGTGATCGCTGGAGGTAAAGAAAGAATTAAACACGTTGTAAGTATGGTAGAAGGCTAA
- a CDS encoding TrkH family potassium uptake protein, producing MILGVLALFSLVYTQGFYHEEADLFHFIRYDRWLATTYSVLIIVKLINVRRKDIDYREYIIDIFFLALFIFIIGYRIIFLHDIELNTDNEGWEAYTVIVQVAMIMASLVSFSNNRNYWLFFTANSTAMIFGSLIAIIIIGTSLLMLPTSTTTTISWVDALFTTTSAVCVTGLAPFNVSEVLTLRGQIILMVLFQIGGLGIVTLTTFIALSIQKGVKTKEEMIIQDMMESENISSSARILKGIVGITFTIELFGAIGLYFSWLELDLTTSERIFASVFHSISAFCNAGFSIFPEGLQGTAFATDWFSSSIVMILIIVGGLGFRTYREIVSRRNKHRKHFSLQSRLSLQMTAILIVVGTIGIFITDYDYWMEKSGGDILLQTLFTSVTCRTAGFSVVEIGDLSSASVMMMILLMYIGGAPNSTAGGIKVTTVALLFTYFWAQVRGKSTVNIGWNTVQEASIRRAVIAFMVSILISFVCLFILTMSETHLDLRDITFEFFSALGTVGLSRGITADLTVVGKLTISFVMFSGKIGLFTLVSLLGEDEENYEYRYPESSILVG from the coding sequence ATGATTTTAGGAGTTTTAGCCTTATTCAGCCTCGTTTATACACAAGGGTTTTATCACGAAGAAGCAGACTTATTTCATTTTATACGTTACGACAGGTGGCTTGCAACAACCTATTCTGTATTGATTATTGTTAAACTGATTAATGTTAGGAGAAAGGATATAGACTACAGGGAATACATTATTGATATTTTCTTTTTAGCACTTTTCATTTTCATTATTGGATATAGAATAATTTTCCTTCATGATATTGAGCTAAATACGGATAATGAAGGGTGGGAGGCATATACAGTTATTGTTCAGGTGGCCATGATTATGGCCTCATTGGTATCATTTTCCAACAATAGAAACTATTGGTTATTCTTTACTGCAAATAGTACAGCTATGATTTTCGGATCATTAATAGCCATTATTATTATTGGTACCTCCTTATTGATGCTTCCAACATCTACGACTACTACAATATCTTGGGTCGACGCATTATTTACTACTACTTCTGCTGTTTGTGTAACAGGTTTAGCACCATTTAATGTGTCAGAGGTGTTGACATTAAGAGGGCAAATTATATTGATGGTATTGTTTCAAATAGGAGGTTTAGGTATCGTAACCTTAACTACATTTATAGCTTTATCTATCCAAAAAGGAGTGAAAACTAAGGAAGAGATGATCATTCAGGATATGATGGAGTCTGAAAACATAAGTTCGTCGGCCAGAATATTAAAAGGGATCGTTGGAATAACATTTACTATTGAATTATTCGGTGCAATTGGTTTATACTTTTCATGGTTAGAACTTGATTTAACCACCTCAGAACGCATATTCGCTTCTGTTTTTCATTCCATATCTGCTTTTTGTAATGCAGGTTTTTCAATTTTTCCAGAAGGATTACAAGGAACAGCATTCGCAACCGATTGGTTTTCTTCTTCCATTGTCATGATATTGATTATTGTTGGAGGTTTGGGATTTAGGACTTACAGAGAAATTGTTAGTCGACGAAATAAGCATAGAAAACATTTCTCATTACAATCTAGATTATCCTTACAAATGACTGCTATTTTGATTGTAGTGGGCACAATAGGCATCTTTATCACCGATTATGATTATTGGATGGAAAAAAGTGGTGGCGATATTTTATTGCAAACACTATTTACAAGTGTCACTTGTAGAACTGCAGGTTTTTCAGTGGTTGAAATTGGAGATTTATCATCAGCTTCTGTAATGATGATGATCTTATTGATGTATATAGGTGGTGCACCGAACTCAACAGCTGGGGGTATAAAAGTGACCACTGTGGCTTTATTATTTACCTATTTTTGGGCACAAGTTAGAGGAAAGTCAACAGTAAATATAGGATGGAATACAGTACAAGAGGCAAGTATTAGAAGGGCGGTTATAGCATTTATGGTGTCTATATTGATCTCTTTTGTCTGTTTATTTATATTAACGATGTCAGAAACACATTTAGACCTAAGAGACATCACCTTTGAGTTCTTTTCTGCGTTAGGTACAGTAGGACTTTCTAGAGGAATAACTGCAGATTTAACTGTTGTCGGTAAATTAACCATATCCTTTGTGATGTTTAGTGGCAAAATTGGGTTATTTACTCTAGTTTCTTTATTAGGTGAGGATGAAGAAAATTACGAATACCGTTATCCTGAATCCTCTATCTTAGTTGGTTAG
- the hemH gene encoding ferrochelatase, whose translation MKKGVLLVNLGTPDSQKTPDVRKYLREFLMDERVIDIPFYKRWPLVNLIIAPFRAPKSAKEYEKVWTDKGSPLLLYGLECKKLLQEKLGQEYAVALGMRYQSPSIESALFELRQQGVKEIVVLPLFPQYASATTGSVMQKVMELVKNWQIVPDVSFVQHYHRHPLFIKTFAELGNKYMRERTYDHVIFSFHGLPQRQIVKAGISTCCKANGETACVNKMYGKNTFCYRSACFETADLIAAEMKLDKKNYSVCFQSRLGKDPWIQPYTEDVIIDLGKQNKKSVLAFSPAFVADCLETTVEVGEEYKEIFEENGGEHWQLVESLNDHPQWIDCLSDLVKGNESQVEELNTY comes from the coding sequence ATGAAGAAAGGAGTCTTACTAGTAAACCTTGGTACACCTGATAGTCAAAAAACACCTGATGTACGAAAATACTTAAGAGAATTTTTAATGGACGAAAGGGTGATTGATATCCCTTTTTACAAAAGGTGGCCATTAGTAAATTTAATTATCGCTCCATTTAGAGCACCCAAATCAGCCAAAGAATACGAAAAAGTATGGACCGATAAAGGTTCGCCACTTTTATTATATGGTTTAGAATGTAAGAAATTACTTCAAGAAAAATTAGGTCAAGAATACGCGGTTGCTCTTGGTATGAGGTATCAAAGCCCATCTATAGAAAGTGCTTTATTCGAACTAAGACAGCAAGGAGTAAAAGAGATTGTGGTATTACCATTATTCCCTCAATATGCATCAGCAACTACGGGGTCTGTAATGCAGAAGGTAATGGAATTGGTGAAAAATTGGCAAATCGTACCTGATGTATCATTTGTTCAACATTACCATAGACATCCTCTTTTTATTAAAACATTTGCTGAACTTGGAAACAAATACATGAGAGAAAGAACATACGATCATGTTATCTTTAGTTTCCATGGATTACCTCAACGTCAAATTGTAAAAGCAGGTATTTCAACTTGTTGTAAAGCAAATGGTGAAACGGCTTGTGTCAATAAAATGTATGGGAAAAACACATTCTGTTACCGATCGGCATGTTTTGAGACGGCAGATCTAATTGCAGCAGAAATGAAGTTGGATAAGAAAAACTACAGTGTTTGTTTCCAATCTAGATTAGGTAAAGATCCTTGGATCCAACCTTATACTGAAGATGTAATTATTGATCTAGGCAAGCAAAACAAAAAAAGTGTTTTAGCTTTTTCACCAGCATTTGTGGCCGATTGTCTAGAAACTACTGTTGAAGTAGGGGAAGAATACAAAGAGATTTTCGAAGAAAATGGCGGTGAACACTGGCAACTTGTAGAAAGTTTAAATGATCATCCACAATGGATAGATTGTTTATCCGACTTAGTAAAAGGTAATGAGAGTCAAGTGGAAGAATTAAACACTTATTGA
- a CDS encoding hybrid sensor histidine kinase/response regulator, which produces MDSVQAKKEKPTVLYVDDEQQNLVSFKAGFRKVYKVLIANSGDEALEILKEENENISVVISDQRMPKMTGVELFEKVRGLYPDIMRIVLTGYSDVQDIINAISKGEVYRYITKPWNRDELMVTIDNAIEAYNLKVENRRLFSSLQEANEHLEEKVRKRTKALQRQNEELIELDGEKNHLIGIVAHDLKSPLSQIDGLIELMKFDMETFTSEQKEYVELIQTSIKKQEELISQILDLNALDSKDANLNIKPHNLSTLVKDAAERFELTAQKKNITLSVEVGENQIAKVDEIYFGQVLQNLISNAVKFSSENKNIFISIQPNEDYYEVHVKDEGPGLNENDKKKLFGRFQKLSARPTGGEHSTGLGLSIVKKMVEDMEGKVWCESEVGNGADFIVSFKKEQ; this is translated from the coding sequence ATGGACAGTGTTCAAGCAAAGAAAGAAAAGCCTACAGTACTATACGTAGATGATGAACAACAAAACCTAGTGTCATTCAAAGCAGGTTTCCGTAAGGTCTACAAGGTACTTATTGCAAACAGTGGGGACGAAGCTTTAGAAATACTTAAAGAAGAAAATGAGAACATCAGTGTTGTTATTTCTGATCAGAGAATGCCTAAAATGACAGGTGTGGAACTCTTCGAAAAAGTAAGAGGTCTATACCCTGATATTATGCGTATTGTTTTGACTGGATATAGTGATGTTCAGGATATTATCAATGCTATCTCTAAAGGTGAGGTTTACAGATACATCACTAAGCCTTGGAATAGAGATGAATTGATGGTAACTATCGATAATGCAATTGAAGCTTACAATTTAAAAGTTGAAAATAGACGTCTTTTCTCGTCACTTCAAGAGGCTAACGAGCATTTGGAAGAGAAGGTGAGAAAAAGAACCAAAGCTTTACAACGTCAAAATGAGGAATTGATAGAATTAGATGGAGAGAAAAATCATTTAATTGGTATTGTTGCTCATGACTTGAAATCTCCTTTAAGTCAGATTGATGGTTTAATCGAATTGATGAAATTCGATATGGAGACCTTTACTTCTGAGCAGAAAGAATATGTAGAATTGATTCAAACTTCTATTAAAAAACAAGAAGAGTTAATCAGTCAAATATTGGATTTAAATGCATTGGATTCAAAAGATGCGAATTTAAATATCAAACCACATAATTTATCTACATTAGTAAAAGATGCTGCAGAAAGGTTTGAATTAACAGCTCAAAAGAAAAATATAACATTATCTGTTGAAGTTGGTGAAAATCAAATAGCAAAAGTGGATGAAATATATTTTGGACAAGTCTTGCAGAATTTGATTTCAAACGCAGTGAAGTTTTCTTCTGAGAATAAAAATATTTTTATTTCTATTCAACCCAACGAGGACTATTATGAAGTTCATGTAAAGGATGAAGGTCCTGGTTTGAATGAAAATGATAAGAAAAAACTATTTGGACGATTCCAAAAATTATCTGCTAGACCTACAGGAGGAGAACATAGCACCGGCCTTGGATTATCTATTGTTAAAAAGATGGTAGAAGATATGGAAGGTAAAGTTTGGTGTGAATCCGAAGTCGGAAATGGAGCAGACTTTATTGTCTCCTTCAAAAAAGAGCAATAA
- the ychF gene encoding redox-regulated ATPase YchF has translation MGLKCGIVGLPNVGKSTLFNALTSAENAESANFPFCTIDPNVGVVTVPDPRMKELEKLVNPQKSIPTVIEFVDIAGLVKGASKGEGLGNQFLANIREVDAIIHVVRCFDDQNIVHVAGKVDPEEDKAVIDMELQLKDLESIDKKLQKTVKMAKTGNAEAKKTVAALERFKAHLESGENARSFDGTEDEWEEVKDLLLLTAKPVIYLANVDEEGINEDNELVNKMRAIAENENAQLIKVCAAIEEQISGLEDEEEKEMFLGEYGLEESGLDRLIRASYDLLDLITYFTAGVKEVRAWTIRKGWKAPQAAGVIHTDFEKGFIRAEVIHFADYVEYKSELACKEAGKLSVEGKEYIVEDGDVMHFRFNV, from the coding sequence ATGGGTTTAAAATGTGGAATTGTTGGTTTACCTAACGTTGGGAAATCAACTCTTTTTAATGCTTTGACAAGTGCAGAAAATGCTGAATCTGCGAATTTTCCATTCTGTACGATCGATCCTAACGTTGGTGTAGTTACTGTACCAGACCCAAGGATGAAAGAATTAGAAAAATTAGTTAATCCTCAAAAGTCAATCCCTACAGTGATTGAATTTGTGGATATCGCAGGCTTAGTAAAAGGTGCAAGTAAAGGTGAAGGTTTAGGTAACCAATTCCTAGCAAACATTCGTGAAGTAGATGCCATTATTCATGTGGTTAGATGTTTTGATGATCAAAATATCGTTCACGTTGCAGGTAAAGTAGACCCAGAAGAGGATAAAGCAGTGATCGATATGGAGCTTCAATTGAAAGATTTGGAGTCTATCGATAAAAAACTTCAGAAAACTGTAAAAATGGCGAAAACAGGTAATGCTGAAGCCAAGAAGACAGTTGCTGCTTTAGAAAGATTTAAAGCACACTTAGAATCAGGTGAAAATGCAAGATCTTTTGATGGAACTGAGGACGAGTGGGAAGAAGTAAAAGATCTTTTATTATTGACTGCTAAACCTGTAATCTACCTTGCCAATGTAGACGAAGAGGGTATCAACGAGGATAACGAGTTGGTAAACAAAATGCGTGCAATTGCAGAGAACGAAAATGCACAACTTATTAAAGTTTGTGCAGCTATCGAAGAGCAAATCTCAGGTTTGGAAGATGAAGAGGAAAAAGAAATGTTCCTTGGTGAGTATGGTTTAGAGGAGTCAGGTTTGGATCGTCTTATTCGTGCTTCATATGATTTACTTGATCTTATCACTTACTTTACTGCAGGTGTTAAAGAAGTAAGAGCTTGGACTATCCGTAAAGGATGGAAAGCTCCTCAAGCAGCTGGAGTAATTCATACAGATTTCGAAAAAGGATTTATTCGTGCAGAAGTAATTCATTTTGCAGATTACGTTGAGTATAAATCTGAATTAGCTTGTAAAGAAGCGGGTAAATTATCTGTAGAAGGTAAAGAATATATCGTAGAAGATGGAGATGTAATGCATTTCCGTTTTAACGTATAA
- a CDS encoding O-methyltransferase: MQVLDYLKYKYQAGNAHGLHSPFVYHLYTQIIEPDKRYYIFDQIEKERQHLLANKEIINVTDFGAGSKKSNSNSRSIQSIAKYSLCSERTGRFLFELVHQYKYKKIIELGTSLGVSTCYLGSSTKDLQLVTVEGCPEIAKIAQSIFKTLQLDTITSIIGNIDDCLKGQLEKLESVDMVYFDANHTYNSTLKYFEMCLPYIHENTLFVFDDIYWSNEMKKAWKEISEHESVGISIDLYDLGLCFFRKKQPKQHFTLQF; this comes from the coding sequence ATGCAAGTTTTAGACTATCTAAAATATAAATATCAAGCTGGAAATGCTCATGGATTGCATTCTCCTTTCGTGTATCACCTTTATACTCAGATTATTGAGCCTGATAAAAGGTATTATATCTTTGATCAAATAGAGAAAGAGAGGCAACATTTGTTAGCAAATAAAGAAATTATAAATGTAACCGATTTTGGAGCTGGATCTAAGAAAAGCAATTCCAACTCAAGGTCTATTCAGTCAATCGCTAAATATTCCCTTTGTTCTGAAAGGACAGGAAGATTTTTATTTGAATTAGTACATCAATATAAATACAAAAAAATTATTGAGCTTGGTACAAGTTTAGGTGTATCAACTTGTTATTTAGGAAGCAGCACTAAAGATCTTCAATTAGTTACTGTTGAGGGTTGTCCTGAAATCGCTAAAATAGCTCAATCTATTTTCAAAACACTTCAATTAGATACTATTACATCTATCATTGGAAATATTGATGATTGCTTAAAAGGACAATTAGAAAAATTAGAATCTGTTGATATGGTTTATTTTGATGCTAACCACACGTACAATTCGACTCTTAAATATTTCGAGATGTGCCTTCCGTATATTCATGAAAATACACTTTTTGTTTTTGATGACATCTATTGGTCAAATGAAATGAAAAAGGCATGGAAAGAAATTTCTGAACACGAAAGTGTTGGTATAAGTATTGATCTTTATGACTTAGGGTTGTGCTTTTTTAGAAAAAAACAACCAAAACAACATTTCACCCTACAATTTTAA
- a CDS encoding phosphoribosyl-AMP cyclohydrolase yields MNKLELEEGKELNIQFDKRGGLVPVIVQDIDSMEILMQGWGNEASLKMTLEKGMATFWSTSRNELWTKGETSGDYLKMVDILTDCDQDVLLYKVKMMGNGACHTKNKEGNARKSCFYRVVDSKNELEKIEE; encoded by the coding sequence ATGAATAAGTTAGAATTAGAAGAAGGAAAAGAATTAAATATTCAATTTGATAAAAGAGGTGGGCTTGTGCCTGTGATTGTTCAAGATATTGATTCTATGGAAATTTTAATGCAAGGTTGGGGAAATGAAGCCTCATTAAAAATGACCTTAGAAAAAGGTATGGCTACTTTTTGGAGTACCTCTAGAAATGAACTTTGGACCAAAGGAGAAACATCTGGAGATTACTTAAAAATGGTTGATATACTCACTGACTGTGATCAAGATGTACTTTTATATAAAGTAAAAATGATGGGCAATGGTGCTTGCCATACAAAAAATAAAGAAGGCAACGCTCGAAAATCTTGCTTTTACAGAGTAGTTGATTCAAAGAATGAATTAGAAAAAATAGAAGAATAG
- a CDS encoding MGMT family protein translates to MDQKNNFFSDVWEIVKLIPEGRVTSYGAIAEYLGSKRGARMVGWAMNASHMMDDVPAHRVVNKKGLLTGKHHFDGVNKMQLLLEKEGVIIIDNQIQHLDQIFWDPNLELL, encoded by the coding sequence ATGGATCAAAAAAATAATTTTTTTTCTGATGTATGGGAGATTGTAAAACTCATTCCAGAGGGTCGTGTTACTTCCTATGGTGCTATTGCTGAGTACTTAGGTAGTAAAAGAGGTGCTAGAATGGTTGGTTGGGCGATGAATGCGTCCCATATGATGGATGATGTCCCTGCCCATCGAGTAGTTAATAAAAAAGGATTACTTACGGGTAAGCATCATTTTGATGGTGTCAATAAAATGCAGCTTCTACTAGAAAAAGAGGGTGTAATCATCATCGATAATCAGATACAACATCTTGATCAGATATTCTGGGATCCTAACTTAGAGTTATTGTAA
- a CDS encoding DNA/RNA non-specific endonuclease — protein MLNRFLTNFLLLIFLQFPIVAQNLDNFPIEWLPTSTGQAKGVQIIEHNYYTIGYNEQHEQAAWVAYELTKQELFKAANRSNDFRSDHKVDTYSADLSDYKGSGYDRGHLAPAADMSFNSDAMSESFYLSNMSPQIAEFNRGIWKNLEEQFRVWAYDLKNMYIITGPILEDGLPTIGSNQVSVPRYYYKLALHVDEKNNTYEGICFIIPNKGSSTPLKEYIVTIDALEEITGMNFFSAIPDSIEDKFEGNVNYSYWPFYSERKKKYSTKNESKDHSTKNNIVLDGRCHGKTKSGSRCKRKTNDASGYCWQHQDQAKQ, from the coding sequence ATGCTTAATAGATTCCTCACCAATTTCCTTTTATTAATATTCCTTCAGTTTCCTATAGTCGCACAGAACTTAGACAATTTCCCCATAGAATGGCTTCCTACATCTACAGGACAAGCTAAAGGAGTCCAAATTATTGAGCATAATTATTACACTATTGGATACAACGAGCAACACGAACAAGCTGCTTGGGTAGCTTACGAACTTACAAAACAAGAATTATTTAAAGCTGCTAATAGAAGTAATGACTTTAGGTCCGACCATAAAGTGGATACCTATTCTGCTGATCTATCAGATTACAAAGGATCGGGGTACGACAGAGGTCACCTGGCTCCTGCTGCAGATATGTCGTTTAATTCAGATGCTATGAGCGAAAGTTTTTACTTATCTAATATGTCACCACAAATAGCAGAGTTTAATAGAGGTATTTGGAAAAACTTAGAAGAACAATTTCGGGTCTGGGCCTATGATCTTAAGAATATGTATATCATTACAGGTCCAATTCTCGAAGATGGATTACCTACAATTGGAAGTAATCAAGTAAGTGTTCCAAGGTATTATTATAAATTGGCCTTGCATGTTGATGAAAAGAATAACACGTATGAAGGAATTTGTTTCATCATCCCCAACAAAGGGTCCTCAACTCCATTAAAAGAATATATTGTTACTATAGATGCTTTAGAAGAGATTACTGGAATGAATTTTTTCAGTGCCATTCCAGATAGCATCGAAGATAAGTTTGAGGGCAATGTAAATTATAGTTATTGGCCATTTTATTCTGAAAGAAAAAAGAAGTATTCTACTAAAAACGAATCAAAAGATCATAGCACTAAAAATAATATAGTTTTGGATGGTAGATGCCATGGTAAAACTAAAAGTGGATCACGATGTAAAAGAAAAACAAATGATGCATCCGGATATTGTTGGCAACATCAAGATCAAGCAAAACAGTAA